The following are from one region of the Microbacterium sp. BK668 genome:
- a CDS encoding methyltransferase domain-containing protein, translating into MSITTTTGPAITATPEDRALKAKHAAMWASGSYPTVVEDIVGGLGGILVDALDVQRGERILDVAAGTGTSAIPAARLGADVVATDLTPELLEVGRVAASTENRGITWQTADAESLPFADGSFDVVMSSIGVMFAPHHQLAADELLRVVRPGGRVGVLSWTPSGFIGEMFAVMRPYAPPPPAGASPAPLWGSADHVRALFGDRVADLVARQRSLRVTRFASGAEFRDFFKANYGPTIAVYRFLADDAERAAALDEELAALGDRHLRDGVMGWEYLLVTARRA; encoded by the coding sequence ATGTCCATCACAACCACCACCGGACCGGCGATCACCGCCACCCCGGAGGACCGCGCCCTCAAGGCCAAGCACGCCGCGATGTGGGCCAGCGGAAGCTACCCCACCGTCGTCGAGGACATCGTCGGCGGACTCGGCGGCATCCTCGTCGATGCCCTCGACGTGCAGCGCGGCGAGCGGATCCTCGACGTCGCGGCCGGCACCGGCACCTCGGCGATCCCCGCGGCGCGGCTGGGCGCGGACGTCGTCGCGACCGACCTGACGCCTGAGCTCCTCGAGGTGGGCCGGGTCGCGGCATCCACGGAGAACCGCGGGATCACGTGGCAGACGGCGGATGCCGAGTCGCTGCCCTTCGCGGACGGCTCGTTCGACGTCGTCATGTCGTCGATCGGGGTGATGTTCGCGCCGCACCATCAGCTCGCGGCCGACGAGCTGCTCCGGGTGGTCCGCCCGGGGGGACGCGTCGGTGTCCTCAGCTGGACGCCGAGCGGCTTCATCGGCGAGATGTTCGCGGTCATGAGGCCGTACGCTCCGCCGCCTCCCGCCGGCGCTTCGCCGGCGCCGCTGTGGGGGAGCGCGGATCACGTGCGCGCGCTGTTCGGGGACCGGGTGGCCGACCTCGTGGCCAGGCAGCGGTCGCTTCGCGTCACGCGCTTCGCGAGTGGCGCGGAGTTCCGCGACTTCTTCAAGGCCAACTACGGCCCCACGATCGCGGTGTACCGCTTCCTCGCGGACGACGCCGAGAGGGCCGCAGCCCTCGACGAGGAGCTCGCCGCACTCGGCGATCGACACCTCCGCGACGGCGTCATGGGATGGGAGTATCTGCTGGTCACCGCCCGGCGGGCCTGA
- a CDS encoding alpha/beta fold hydrolase has protein sequence MVTFEPDVVQDIRFARSADGVGIAYAVHGSGPPLLIDACWLSHLQFDWQSPVWRHFLVGLGSVATVIRYDERGHGLSDRGVTDHSLQARVADLEAVADDAGFDRFALLAMAQGGPVALEYAVRHPERLTRLIFYGSYAGAHAGASPEEIALDEAFEALIRVGWARPTSEFRRVFSSLMIPGGTEEQRSWLDDLQKMAVDAETAVISRAQRQNADSSARMAEIDLPTLVIHSRGDQMNEFHHARDLASHIRGARLVALESDNHIVLEDEPAWPVFLREVSDFIAPDRLPDAAPDPEDLAAILSPRELEILRLAAAGRDNDAIAAELVLSVRTVERHLQNAYAKLGLQGRSARTAAVARLLSRS, from the coding sequence GTGGTGACGTTCGAGCCGGACGTGGTGCAGGACATCCGTTTCGCGCGCTCCGCGGACGGCGTCGGCATCGCGTACGCCGTGCACGGCTCGGGACCGCCCCTGCTCATCGACGCCTGCTGGCTCAGCCATCTGCAGTTCGACTGGCAGAGCCCCGTCTGGCGCCATTTCCTGGTCGGGCTGGGAAGCGTGGCGACCGTCATCCGGTACGACGAGCGCGGTCACGGTCTGTCGGATCGGGGGGTCACCGACCACAGCCTCCAGGCCCGCGTGGCCGACCTCGAAGCGGTCGCCGACGATGCGGGCTTCGATCGATTCGCGCTCCTCGCGATGGCCCAGGGCGGCCCCGTCGCGCTGGAGTACGCGGTGCGGCATCCCGAACGCCTGACGCGGCTCATCTTCTACGGCAGCTACGCCGGCGCTCATGCGGGTGCGTCCCCCGAGGAGATCGCGCTCGACGAGGCGTTCGAAGCCCTGATCCGCGTCGGGTGGGCGCGCCCGACGTCCGAGTTCCGGCGCGTCTTCAGCAGCCTCATGATCCCGGGCGGAACCGAGGAGCAGAGGAGCTGGCTCGACGACCTGCAGAAGATGGCGGTGGATGCCGAGACCGCCGTCATCTCGCGCGCGCAGCGACAGAACGCCGACTCGAGCGCTCGCATGGCGGAGATCGACCTTCCGACCCTCGTCATCCACAGCCGCGGCGACCAGATGAACGAGTTCCACCACGCGCGCGACCTGGCGTCGCACATCCGCGGTGCACGGCTCGTCGCGCTGGAGAGCGACAATCACATCGTCCTCGAGGACGAGCCGGCGTGGCCGGTGTTCCTCCGCGAGGTGTCGGACTTCATCGCGCCCGACCGGCTGCCCGACGCGGCGCCCGACCCGGAGGATCTCGCGGCGATCCTCTCGCCGCGTGAGCTCGAGATCCTCCGCCTCGCTGCCGCCGGACGGGACAACGACGCGATCGCCGCCGAGCTCGTGCTCTCGGTGAGAACCGTCGAGCGGCACCTTCAGAACGCCTACGCCAAGCTCGGGCTGCAAGGCCGATCCGCGCGGACCGCGGCGGTCGCCCGGCTCCTTTCCCGGTCCTGA